ATTTCTGCCTTCATGATATGTCAAAACGTCGACTTCTTCCCCACGTTCAGACAATGCTTGCAGCATCAAATTTACGGCAATGGGTGTGCCCCGATCCTGATAAAATGGATGGGGCGCTAGAAATAGAATTCTCATTTCAACCTGTGCTTCGTACCATTTTCAAGATAACCGGAGAGCCAAATAAAGACGTGAGTCCGACACCCCTAAAAACTCCTTCTGTAAAAGAAGAAAGAAATGGCATTCTTAAAGCGCGATGCAGTACCATCGGCAAGAAAAACTCGGCATATCGACTGGCTCTCACAAACCCACTCTGTTTAAACGCCTTCAATAACTCGTCTTCATAAAAGGATCGATAATAACGTGTGTTCCCTTCAATTCTCTTTTTCAATTTAAAAAACAGCGGTGTTAGATAATTGATGCTTCTTAATGTTGGATAATCGACGATAACTGCTTTTCGAGCCACTCTGGTTAATTCCGCTATCAGCTTAGGCCACTGCTCTACGTGCGGGACCAATCGAAAACTCACGACAACATCGAATGACTCGTTTTCAAATGGCAGGTCCAAGAGATTTCCGACTTCAAATCTGCAGCTATGCTCTTTTAGATATTCGTTTATCCGATTCTGACACGTTTCATCACTTCCAATTACGGTGACATTGTACCCATGATTTAACAATGGCCCGGTAAGTTGTCCGTGACCTCCACCGACATCCAGTACTGTTGCGTTGGGCCATTCTGAGATCATATTCAGTGTGGCCTTTTCCTGAACACGCAAGAACCACTCTCCGACCTT
The sequence above is a segment of the candidate division KSB1 bacterium genome. Coding sequences within it:
- a CDS encoding methyltransferase domain-containing protein, with product MKEIESIKKERVGDQAINSLQETPDIETSSEDYASRFSGKVGEWFLRVQEKATLNMISEWPNATVLDVGGGHGQLTGPLLNHGYNVTVIGSDETCQNRINEYLKEHSCRFEVGNLLDLPFENESFDVVVSFRLVPHVEQWPKLIAELTRVARKAVIVDYPTLRSINYLTPLFFKLKKRIEGNTRYYRSFYEDELLKAFKQSGFVRASRYAEFFLPMVLHRALRMPFLSSFTEGVFRGVGLTSLFGSPVILKMVRSTG